One Clostridia bacterium genomic window carries:
- a CDS encoding TVP38/TMEM64 family protein: MKKISFKSIMFLLYLVAVVLLTVLLYPFFASLTSEAGVASLQEKVQELKFVGILLVLGLQVLQIIIAIVPGEVVEFVSGALYGPWGGLLLDLIGIALGQSLIYFLVMKLGADFAEKLTGSQAIQKFKFLQNAQKRNLLVFLLYFIPGTPKDALCYIAPLFKIPYKTFMVLSLVARIPSVVSSTFAGAAFGEGDFKETVIIYAVVAGLSVVGFLVYRQFMKGREKHGTDKC, translated from the coding sequence ATGAAAAAAATATCATTTAAGAGCATAATGTTTCTGCTATACTTGGTGGCGGTGGTGTTGTTGACCGTGCTGTTATATCCCTTTTTTGCCTCCCTTACAAGTGAGGCAGGGGTTGCTTCGTTGCAGGAAAAGGTGCAGGAGTTAAAATTTGTCGGCATCCTGCTTGTGTTGGGCTTGCAGGTGCTTCAGATTATTATTGCCATTGTGCCGGGCGAGGTGGTGGAGTTTGTTTCGGGGGCGTTGTACGGACCCTGGGGCGGATTACTTTTGGATTTAATCGGCATTGCGCTGGGACAGAGTCTGATTTATTTTCTGGTCATGAAGCTGGGTGCAGATTTTGCCGAAAAGCTTACGGGAAGTCAGGCCATACAGAAATTTAAATTTCTGCAAAATGCACAAAAGCGGAATCTTTTGGTGTTTTTACTGTACTTTATACCGGGAACACCTAAGGATGCCCTTTGTTATATAGCGCCACTTTTCAAAATTCCGTACAAAACCTTTATGGTACTTTCTCTTGTGGCACGGATTCCGTCTGTGGTTTCGTCCACCTTTGCAGGGGCGGCATTCGGAGAAGGGGATTTTAAAGAAACAGTAATCATTTACGCCGTGGTTGCGGGTTTAAGCGTGGTTGGATTTTTAGTATACCGACAGTTTATGAAAGGCAGGGAAAAGCATGGAACAGACAAATGTTAA
- the smpB gene encoding SsrA-binding protein SmpB, which produces MEQTNVKVIANNKKAYHDYFILEKFEAGIALTGTEIKSIRNGAVNLKDSWVSVKEGEAFVLGMHISPYEKGNIFNKDPLRVRKLLLHKREIHKLIGQVTLDGHSIVPLSLYLKGSRAKLEIAVVKGKKLYDKRDDAAKRDAKRDIERAVRAKF; this is translated from the coding sequence ATGGAACAGACAAATGTTAAAGTGATTGCCAACAACAAAAAGGCATATCATGACTATTTTATACTGGAAAAATTTGAGGCGGGTATTGCCCTTACCGGCACTGAAATCAAGTCTATCCGAAACGGTGCGGTCAATCTGAAAGACAGTTGGGTTTCGGTAAAAGAGGGAGAGGCATTTGTGCTGGGAATGCATATTTCTCCGTATGAAAAAGGAAATATTTTTAACAAAGACCCATTACGGGTGCGAAAGCTTCTTTTGCACAAGCGGGAGATTCATAAGCTTATCGGACAGGTGACGCTGGACGGACACTCCATTGTGCCCCTTTCTCTTTATTTAAAAGGCTCAAGGGCAAAGCTTGAAATTGCGGTTGTTAAGGGTAAAAAGCTGTATGACAAGCGCGATGATGCCGCAAAAAGAGATGCAAAACGGGATATAGAACGGGCTGTTCGTGCAAAATTTTAA